From the Brachyspira suanatina genome, one window contains:
- the rfbC gene encoding dTDP-4-dehydrorhamnose 3,5-epimerase, translating to MTIEKTNIEGAYIIQNNYIEDERGYFLRLFCNDELKKAGIDFEVKQSNMSYSTKKGTLRGMHYQVAPYAEIKVVRCIKGSVFDAIADIRKDSPTYGQHFTVELSEKNGKMIYIPPYVAHGIQTLEDDSMICYFVSASFVPNAYGYLRWDDPAFNIKWPECENRIMTDKDRNIPDFKL from the coding sequence ATGACTATAGAAAAAACAAATATAGAAGGTGCTTATATTATACAAAATAATTATATAGAAGATGAAAGAGGATATTTTTTAAGATTATTTTGTAACGATGAATTAAAAAAAGCAGGCATAGATTTTGAGGTAAAACAATCAAATATGAGTTATAGTACCAAAAAGGGAACTTTAAGAGGGATGCATTATCAAGTTGCTCCTTATGCTGAAATTAAAGTAGTTAGATGTATAAAAGGAAGTGTATTTGATGCAATTGCTGATATTAGAAAAGATTCTCCTACTTATGGACAGCATTTTACAGTAGAATTATCCGAAAAAAATGGAAAAATGATTTATATACCTCCTTATGTAGCTCATGGAATACAAACATTAGAAGATGATAGTATGATATGTTATTTTGTTAGCGCTTCTTTTGTTCCAAATGCTTACGGATATTTAAGATGGGATGATCCGGCATTTAATATCAAATGGCCTGAATGTGAAAATAGAATAATGACAGATAAAGATAGAAATATACCGGATTTTAAATTATGA